Proteins from a single region of Paramormyrops kingsleyae isolate MSU_618 chromosome 9, PKINGS_0.4, whole genome shotgun sequence:
- the fhl3a gene encoding four and a half LIM domains protein 3, translated as MSERFDCGNCKESLYGRKYIQAEEQPYCIPCYDSLFGNTCDECKELIGHDSRELFYEDRHYHEHCFRCFRCDRSLADEPFTSQDDSLLCNDCYCNEFSSKCVACDKTVMPGTRKLEYAGSTWHEDCFVCHSCGQPIGSKSFIPDKDEHYCVPCYENKFAPRCTRCKQVLAKGGVTYRDEPWHKECFVCTGCKMQLAGQQFTSREDSPYCLKCFGNLYAKKCESCSKPITGFGGGKYISFEERQWHQACFTCSRCSVSLVGAGFFPDRDQILCRDCNSNL; from the exons ATGAGTGAGAGGTTCGACTGCGGCAACTGTAAGGAGTCCCTCTACGGGCGCAAGTACATCCAGGCGGAGGAGCAGCCGTACTGCATTCCCTGCTACGACAGCCTGTTCGGCAACACCTGCGACGAGTGCAAGGAGCTGATTGGACATGACTCCAGG GAGCTGTTCTACGAGGACCGGCACTACCACGAGCACTGCTTCCGCTGCTTCCGCTGCGACCGCTCGCTGGCGGACGAGCCCTTCACCAGCCAGGATGACTCCCTGCTGTGTAACGACTGCTACTGTAACGAGTTCTCCTCCAAGTGCGTCGCCTGCGACAAGACCGTCATGCCAg ggacgcGGAAGCTGGAGTACGCGGGCAGCACATGGCATGAGGACTGCTTCGTGTGCCACAGCTGTGGGCAGCCCATTGGTTCCAAGTCCTTCATCCCTGACAAGGATGAGCACTACTGTGTGCCCTGCTACGAGAACAAGTTCGCCCCCCGCTGTACACGCTGCAAGCAG GTGTTGGCGAAAGGGGGCGTGACTTACAGGGACGAGCCGTGGCACAAGGAGTGTTTCGTGTGCACGGGTTGCAAGATGCAGCTGGCCGGCCAGCAGTTCACCTCCCGCGAGGACAGCCCCTACTGCCTCAAGTGCTTCGGGAACCTCTACGCCAAGAAGTGCGAGTCATGCAGCAAACCCATCACAG GTTTCGGAGGGGGGAAGTACATCTCGTTTGAGGAGCGGCAGTGGCACCAGGCCTGCTTCACCTGCTCACGCTGCTCTGTGTCGCTAGTGGGCGCTGGCTTCTTCCCCGACAGGGACCAGATCCTCTGCCGTGACTGCAACAGTAATCtataa